The Radiobacillus deserti genomic interval ATTGTTTGAATAGAAGTAGAGGAGGGGAATTATGAATCGAGTTGCTGTTTATTGTGGATCAAGTAAAGGAGCTACGGAAGAATATGTACAAGCAGCCCGGAGATTAGGAAAAGAATTGGCAAGCCGCAATATTGCCCTTGTCTATGGAGGAGCAAGTGTTGGAGTAATGGGTGCGGTTGCGAATTCCGTACTAGAAAATGGGGGACAAGCGATTGGCGTCATGCCCCGTTTCTTGGAGGAACGCGAGATATCCCATAAAGCATTAACGGACTTAATCATCGTTGAAACAATGCATGAACGGAAAGCGAAAATGGCAGAATTGGTGGATGGGTTCATTACTTTGCCTGGCGGTGCGGGAACGATGGAGGAATTTTTTGAAGTATTAACATGGGCCCAAATTGGATTACATAAAAAGCCTTGTGGTTTATTAAATACGAATCATTATTACGGTCCATTAGTCGACTTCTTTTCGCATATGGTAGACGAGCAATTTATGCAAGAACGCTATAAAGACATGGTAATCGTAGAAGAAAGCTCCGAAATGCTACTAGATAGGTTTGAGGATTACATCGCACCTGGCATGAAGACCTATGAAAATCAGTAAATTGACTTTGGAATGATGCGCATGGTATATTTATCTCGAATTAAAGATAATTTAAATCTTAACGACATATATCCATACAAAATTCTACTGTAACGGAGGGAATAATGTTGAACCAACTAAAAGGAGTTCACCACGTAACGGCTATCACAAGTAGTGCAGAGAAGAACTATGAATTTTTCACGTTTGTGTTAGGGATGCGACTTGTAAAAAAGACTGTAAATCAGGATGATATTCAGACCTACCATTTGTTCTTTGCGGATGATACGGGAAACCCTGGAACAGATATGACATTTTTTGATTTTCCGGGCATACCGAAAGGGACGCACGGTACAAACGAGATTTATCGTACAGGCTTCCGTGTTCCTAGTGATGAAGCACTTGAATATTGGGTAAAGCGATTTGATCGATTAGAAGTAAAGCATAGTGGGATTAAAGAACAATTCGGGAAAAAGTCACTTTCCTTTGAAGATTTTGATGAGCAACAGTATCAGCTAGTATCGGATGAAAACAATGAAGGAGTAGATGCGGGTATTCCGTGGCAAAAGGGACCAATCCCATTAGAATATGCTATTACTGGGCTTGGACCACTGCATATACGAATACAAAATTTTGATTTCTTTAAAGAAATGCTAGAAAAAGTGTTATTGTTTAGAGAAGTGGATCAAGATGGATCCGTACATCTATTTGAAGTCGGCGAAGGTGGCAATGGAGCATCCGTCATAGTCGAGCACAATGTGATGCTACCACAAGCACGTCAAGGCTTTGGAACGGTTCACCATGCTGCCTTCCGAGTGGAGGATCGTAAAGAACTGGACGAGTGGGATGAGCGAATGAAAGGGTTCGGTTTCCAAACCTCTGGGTTTGTAGATCGCTTCTTCTTTAAATCCTTATACTCACGTGTTGCACCACAAATTTTATTCGAATTTGCGACAGATGGACCAGGATTTATGGGGGACGAACCTTACGAAACATTAGGAGAAAAACTTTCCTTACCTCCGTTCCTAGAACCGAAGCGTGAGCAAATTGAAAGCATGGTTCGACCAATTGATACTGTTCGTAGTACGATTGACTTTAAGAAGGAATAATAGTGAATAGATTTTATGGTTAGGCTGGTTGAATTAGTATTAAATAATATGAGTCTTAAATAAGAAAATGCCTCCTAGTTTTTATAAACAAAGGAGGTTCCTTTTATGACATGACACCTCTTTAGACCTATATACTTATAAAGTAAGGTGTTTAAAATGAGGTGCGTTAAGGAGTGGTGATGTTGAGTCGGAAAATGATTTAGCTGCATGTATTACTGTTCCTATCTTACTTATTATTGCTAACATATGTATTCAGTTCATAGACTTCACGCCGATAGTAAAAGGTTTAATCATTCTAGTTCCATGTTTAATCATTCTTTGGGTGATTTTTAGAATAGTAGAGACGGTTATTCGTAGATTGTTAGGGAACAATAATAAGAAAGTTGGATTAGCCTCCTTTTTTCTAGTACTGCTGTTTATAGGTCTCATTAATATGATGATGGTCTAGTAGACTATGAATTTTTTTAAAAGGCTACCAAAAACGGCTCTAGTTTAAGAAGTAAGAAGAACCTCCATTTTAGAGTGAATCTAAAAATGAGAGGTTCTTTGTTTTTTATTCCATGGTACAGCCCCATGCTAATTCATCAGTTGCAAGTGGTCTTACTTTGATAATAGGGACAAGATTTAGTTAGTTATTTTTTAACAACAATCTCGTCACTGTCTACACATTTTACATCGTCCATAAAGACGACTTTTGTACGTAAGCAGTATTTTACATCCTCAGAGGATGGCTCTAGATTAGCTGGAATAAGATAGGAAAAAGCAATCTCTTGTTGCTCTCCTAAGTTAATTGTTTTAGAAGTTAGCAAAGTTTTTACCGGCTCAATAAACTCTGGTTTCTTTCCAGGGCATTCACGGACCAGATCACACTCTAATCGCTTAAGTTTCGTACTGACCCAGCCACCTTTTAATTCGAAAACGCCTGTTAAGTGCTCACCATGCTTTAGTTCTCTAGATGCTAGCTTCAGGTCCACTTTTGCGGAGCCTACCTTCATCATATTGAGTACTTTGTTAATCAACGTATATGACCTCTCGTTCTGTAATATAATTGCCAACAAAAAACCTTCACCAGATCATGGTAAAGGCTATAACATCCTATATTCCTCTACCGATAAAGGCAAAGGTCTCGCAAACAACGTATTCGTTGCCAGTTTAGCCGGTGGAAAAATCCCACGTCCTGTCGACGTAACTGTTAGCTACTCCCCTTTGGAGATTGGCTTAGTCTTAAGTTGTACCTATATCATAATCCACGTTTTCAAAAGGGTCAATACTATTTTTTCTAACTAGGAAAAGAAGATATTGAGCCCGTCGTCAGTGCGTTAGAACAATTCAACCCAGCTAGGCACTCTCATCGAACATAACAAATCTAGTTCTCTTTTACGAGGATACGCGTAAGAGGTCATACTTTCTAATTCTTCATCAACGATAGCAGGGTGTGTCATGACTTCAACGGAATCTACGTCTAACGTTTGTAGTTCATCAAACAACCTACCACTTACACCCTCGCCATAAAAACCGTCCCAAAGTATATCGGTCATCGTTATATCGGGTTGATTCTTTAATGTGCCCACAACGCGAACCGGTACTTGATAGATTTTTGCTAGTTTTGCTATAAGCGCTTGTACAGGTGGCCATCCATGGACGTGATGGTGACTATCGATATGGCTTAATGGGAGGCCTGTTCGCAAGAATGCCTCAATTTGTGCAGTCCATTCTTTTTCCAAATGGTCTAGGTTTGGTGGATCGGATGGGTCAAAGATGCTTGTAAAACGGAATAAGCCATCCGAATTCGTTAGCTTATTCACTTCTTCTGAAACAGGCTTTCCCCATGTTAAAACAAGGTGAATCCCCACCTTTAAGGAAGGGTTTAGCTT includes:
- a CDS encoding LOG family protein, producing the protein MNRVAVYCGSSKGATEEYVQAARRLGKELASRNIALVYGGASVGVMGAVANSVLENGGQAIGVMPRFLEEREISHKALTDLIIVETMHERKAKMAELVDGFITLPGGAGTMEEFFEVLTWAQIGLHKKPCGLLNTNHYYGPLVDFFSHMVDEQFMQERYKDMVIVEESSEMLLDRFEDYIAPGMKTYENQ
- a CDS encoding ring-cleaving dioxygenase, with product MNQLKGVHHVTAITSSAEKNYEFFTFVLGMRLVKKTVNQDDIQTYHLFFADDTGNPGTDMTFFDFPGIPKGTHGTNEIYRTGFRVPSDEALEYWVKRFDRLEVKHSGIKEQFGKKSLSFEDFDEQQYQLVSDENNEGVDAGIPWQKGPIPLEYAITGLGPLHIRIQNFDFFKEMLEKVLLFREVDQDGSVHLFEVGEGGNGASVIVEHNVMLPQARQGFGTVHHAAFRVEDRKELDEWDERMKGFGFQTSGFVDRFFFKSLYSRVAPQILFEFATDGPGFMGDEPYETLGEKLSLPPFLEPKREQIESMVRPIDTVRSTIDFKKE
- a CDS encoding sporulation protein, whose product is MINKVLNMMKVGSAKVDLKLASRELKHGEHLTGVFELKGGWVSTKLKRLECDLVRECPGKKPEFIEPVKTLLTSKTINLGEQQEIAFSYLIPANLEPSSEDVKYCLRTKVVFMDDVKCVDSDEIVVKK
- the chbG gene encoding chitin disaccharide deacetylase; translation: MKVRINADDYGLTKGITDGIIRAHQNGVVTSTTMMMNGKAVDYAVEQAKLNPSLKVGIHLVLTWGKPVSEEVNKLTNSDGLFRFTSIFDPSDPPNLDHLEKEWTAQIEAFLRTGLPLSHIDSHHHVHGWPPVQALIAKLAKIYQVPVRVVGTLKNQPDITMTDILWDGFYGEGVSGRLFDELQTLDVDSVEVMTHPAIVDEELESMTSYAYPRKRELDLLCSMRVPSWVELF